The sequence below is a genomic window from Entelurus aequoreus isolate RoL-2023_Sb linkage group LG15, RoL_Eaeq_v1.1, whole genome shotgun sequence.
aggtgagcgggcgaacactaatcagagacaggtgcaaataataagtaaccatggtaagtAAAACAAAcgagggtgcacaaaaacagtaaCTATTGAAGTCTAAGGAGGGTGGAGGAAGCCTCGGACCAACAGTCAGCGGATTGTTGGCGTACCAAAAAGTCAAAGTGTTTATTTCTGCAGGCTCCAGTGGAGGCGAGCTCCTTGGCAGCGACTTACACACCAGCAGCTCCACCCTCTGCCTCACCCTGGCACACCCCGCCCGCACACCTACAGAGGACGCCTCGCAGAAGAGGGAACATCGCTTGATGAAGAACAGGTACTCATCGTCTTCTTGGTCCACATTGGCACATCGGTATGGTTGAAAGTTAGcacaataaaggggaccacaaaaagtgtcattattgtctttatttgaacaaaaaaatcttagtgtacatgaaacatatgtttattattgtcatttagtccttaaataaaatagtgaacatactagacaacttgtcttttagtagtaagtaaacaaacaaagactcctaattagtctatgcagtaacatattgtgtcatttatacacctattattttgtacacattatgagggacaaactgtaaaaaattattattcatctacttgttcatttactgttaatattttctgttttaacatgttctatctacacttctgttaaaaatgtaataatcacttattcttctcttctttgatactttacattcgttttggatgataccacacatttaggtatggatccgataccaagtagttacaggatcatacattggtcatattcaaagtcctcatgtgtccagggacgtatttactgactttataaacataatatactttttttttaaagaaagaaaaaaaaattgtgacgataaaaagtagtatcgactatgtacgctcttgtatttggtatcattacagtggatgtcaggtgtagatccaaccatttgtttacattgtaacgctggtgagctattgtatcctcctacggtgtgtagtgaagcatgtttagctattcctcatcctccagtgatagtaatacttgtaagaaacatactttgtcaccatggaggccaggattagtgatttagaagtgagTACCAGTATTCGTCGGGAATTGGTAACAATGCACATTGTAAAAGGTTTCAGTTGTAAGTTTTATGACGTTTCCACCGGCGTGACCTGGTTTGTGAAGACAAAGGGGAATAAATGTGTGACTCTTGCAGGGAAGCCGCCAGGGCGTGTCGTCGGAAGAAGAAGGAGTACGTTAAATGTCTGGAGAATCGTGTGGCGGTGCTGGAGAATCAGAACCAGACTCTGATGGAGGAGCTCAAAGCCTTGAAagacatttaccaacaaaaaggtTGAAGGATTTGTTTCCTTCCAACATGGGAAAATAGGAAGACAAACGGAGGAACATTTCCATTTGTGTCGTGAGCAGTTCTTACACTCATGTAAACATTACACTGCCCACTTCCTGTTGGTCAACAGACTATCATGTAAACATTACACTGCCCACTTCCTGTTGGTCAACAGACTATCATGTAAACATTACACTGCCCACTTCCTGTTGGTCAACAGACTATCATGTAAACATTACACTGTCCACTTCCTGTTGGTCAACAGACTATCATGTAAACATTACACTGCCCACTTCCTGTTGGTCAACAGACTATCATGTAAACATTACACTGCCCACTTCCTGTTGGTCAACAGACTATCATGTAAACATTACACCACCCACTTCCTGTTGGTCAACAGACTATCATGTAAACATTACACCGCCCACTTCCTGTTGGTCAACAGACTATCATGTAAACATTACACTGCCCACTTCCTGTTGGTCAACAGACTATCATGTAAACATTACACCGTCCACTTCCTGTTGGTAAACAGACTATCATGTAAACATTACACTGCCCACTTCCTGTTGGTCAACAGACTATCATGTAAACATTACACTGCCCACTTCCTGTTGGTCAACAGACTATCATGTAAACATTACACCACCCACTTCCTGTTGGTCAACAGACTATCATGTAAACATTACACCGCCCACTTCCTGTTGGTCAACAGACTATCATGTAAACATTACACCGCCCACTTCCTGTTGGTCAACAGACTCCATCcatccaaagacaaggtccatggtcatgtgactaagTTGGACCATGAAGAGAAACCGATCACTTCCACACTTCTTAACACTTTTGAACAGCATTAAACCGAGTGTGACGCATTTTTCTCTTCCATAGATGAGTTTGTTCAGTTGAAATGTCCAATATCACTGATATCACCAGGGATCACTTTATTGCGAGTGTTTTTATTGTGAGAAATAAAACTCCCGCTGCGTTTATTACTCATCTTCCCGAGAGAACCAGCGGGTCGTATTGTTTATTTGGCAGCAACACCCTGCTTCTTCTGGGCTATAATGCAAGTTAGTTGATGCATTTAATATTGTGTTACAGTAAGGTGGTGGTGGGGGTTTGGTGGTGATTTTACTCTAAACCAGCCAACGCGCAGCATTTACCGATATGACCCAATgcgaacaaccttctctagtcatggtgcaattaaaaaaatcccataaaacaattcaaaatgacacccatttagtTAAATCCatcacaaagcatgatgggaaacatgCTAAAGTCTCTCTACACTTatgcatgtttggcgcattttagctgcttgatagttCTAATTGATGACACGACTTTAAGAAGTTTGTCGGGGGAGTAAACAATGTCGGAGTCTaactttcacatactcctaatatacaattatattaatttgatacacattatattaatatagtatgtactattgactttgttttgctcaaacaactgCATGCAATAAAAGACAATGAGGAACTAGTTTGAATATTGTGTTGAAATTGTTAAGAACtcataaatgaatagaaaaatgTACATATAATACATGTGATCATGTCTGTATTAAAACAACAACTCATCATAAAAGTCATGAAAAATGTatggttaatacatgtgatcgtgtCTGTATTAGACTAATAActcataaatgtaatgaaaagcgGTTTAATTAATAGcatagcatttacttatatgacacaatccgaacaaccttccctagtcatggtgcacaaaataaataaaaaatgcaactaacttaaaagtcaacacacatggtcaaacacaacaacctgctcactgaactttgtggatattataaaaaaaatgtcaaaactacacccatttaaatccaatagatggggaaaaatgtaaaagactcgctacacacttatccatgtttggtgcattttagctgcttaatatttctgattgattacaagacTTCAagaaggttgtcacggaagtaaacaaggtaggtgacaaactttcacatactcttaatatccaattatattaaatatatgtccataatttaaattatatatccatcatattaatatagtatgtacacagacacacacacacatatgtgtatatatatatatatatatatatatatatatatatatatatatatatatatatatatatatatatatatatatatatatatatatatatatatatatatatatatatactgtatatatatactgtatatatatttatatatatactgtatatatatttatatgtatatatatatatatatatatatatatatatatatatatatatatatatatatatatatatataaaaatataaatacaaataaaaaaattacaaaaaaggattactccctatgtatatatatatatatatatacatatatatatatatatatatatatatatatatatatatatatatatatatatatatatatatatatatatgtatatatatatatatatatatatatatatatatatatatatgtatatatatatatatatataaatataaataaaaataaaaaaattacaaaaaaggattactccctatatatatatatatatatatatatatatatatatatatatatatatatatatatatatatatatatatatatatatatatacacatatagggagtaatccttttttgtaatttttttatttttatttttatttatatgtatatatatatatatatatatatatatatatatatatatatatatatatatatatatatatatatatatatatatatatatatatatatatatatatatatatatatatatatatatatatatatatatatatatacacactaccgttcaaaagtttggggtcacccaaacaattttgtggaatagccttcatttctaagaacaagaatagactgtcaagtttcagaagaaagttatctttttctggccattttgagcgtttaattgaccccacaaatgtgatgctccagaaactcaatctgctcaaaggaaggtcagttttgtagcttctgtaacgagctcaactgttttcagatgttttctaatcatcaattagccttccgagtcaatgagcaaacacattgtaccattagaacactggagtgatagtttctggaaatgggcctctatacacctatgtagatattgcaccaaaaagcagacaagtttggacacacctgtgtTAAATCATAAAGTGGTACAACAGCGTCTGTTGCTGGAATGCGATGGTATGTGCAGGCTGCTTTATGAGGAACGCCATAAGATGCGCGttctataaaaaaaattattttgcaaCCGTAACAACATTCTTTAATCATCACAATCCCAAACTACACTTACAAATGGCATTTCATCGACCAAAGTGCACTTTTCTGTGACGCATTTCACCACAACATGTTCCACCTGCTTTTATGGGCGGAGTCTGTTTGAAATATCCGCGGGTGGGGGCGGGGCCTAAGACCGCTGAAAAGACCCTTTAGCAACGGAGTGTGCAATGGTTGAAGGAGGGGGGAACTCGATTCGTTTAACTGACGCGACTCAAATGAGTCACTCACAGAAGAACCGGTGGAATCCCTCCACAAAGCGCGCATGCGCGGAATCTCACACAATTGCGCCGTATTAACAGTTACAGAATTCGTCCCATGCTCGTAAGCATGGGGCAGAGTGAGTTCACGGGTTCCCGGCGACGGGTACCGATTCAGTCAAACACTCGTTTGTTTGTGTCGACTCGTTGATGACTTGCCCGTCTCCAGTGGCGAAGGGGGGGGGGACATCCCGGATGCATCGGCAACACAGCGGCGGAGGAAGCGACTGCTGCCCGCAGTTATTAGTGACAATGTAGCCTTAGAAAGACCGATCAAACGAGTAAAAGTAGCGGGTGTTGCTAGTCATCCGGGCCGCCGTTCCGTGCTAAAATGTTTTGGTGAAGTAAGGTCCGGAAAAAGAAGACCCGGTGAGGAAGCGAAGTGTGTTCCATGGAGGCTGATATCTGCCGGGCTGGGCTCCACTTCACCCCGGCTAGCTCCACTTAGCATCTTAGCCGCCTTCCAATGGCTCCCAGTCCCCGGTTAAGCGTATCCTAGGCCGGGGGGGGAAAAGGGCGTGTAACGCGAGCGGATAACGGGGTCGGTTTGTAGCTCGTTGCCGCCCCGCCTTTCCTCGCTCTGCGCCCGGGCAACATTTTAGGTTGTATTCCGCCGTTATTGTCGTTAATCAGCATGGGGAACGCGCCGTCCTGCTGCGTGGCGTCCAGCCCCAAGCACCGGCGGAACAACCACTCCAGGCTGGAGACGTACCGGCCGGAGCCCGAGCTGAGCCGGGAGGACACGGGCTGTAACCTCCAGCACATCAGCGACAGAGAGAATTTGGACGGTAAGAAGACCATACTTCCTCTTAAATGTtgcatacattattattattattatttttattatttttattattaataacactTTTGACATTTGTGCAAAGTAAGGGTGGATCGATCACATCGATTGCCGGGGTAATATCGAATCGACTGCTGGCTTTCAGTCTTTACAAATAttggtgtgtttttgttgtgttgtttacctGTCAAGGTGTGCATTTGGGAAAAAGGGACGGGAAGCAAAAAGGGACATTCTGATTGTTTGAAAACAtgtacatttaaatttaaatttaaaacatgtgtaataAGTAGGAATAAGGATAAACAATAGTTGTTTTTGTCCGTCTGTGGCGAcatcatttgtattattattattattattaataacactaTTGACATTTGTGCAAAGTAAGGGTGGATCGATCACATCGATTGCCGGGGTAATATCGAATCGACTGCTGGTGTTCAGTCTTTACAAATAttggtgtgttattgttgtgttgtttaccTGTCAAGGTGTGCATTTGGGAAAAAGGGACGGGAAGCAAAAAGGGACATTCTGATTGTTTGAAAACAtgtacatttaaatttaaatttaaaacatgtgtaataAGAAGGAATAAGGATAAACAATAGTTGTTTTTGTCCGTCTGTGGCGAcatcatttgtattattattattattactattaataacaCTATTGACATTTGTGCAAAGTAAGGGTGGATCGATCACATCGATTGCCGGGGTAATATCGAATCGACTGCTGGTTTTCAGTCTTTACAAATAttggtgtgttattgttgtgttgtttaccTGTATCAGTGTTTGCTTTTGGGAAATAAGGAACGGGGAGCGAAAAGGGACATTCTAATTGTTAGAAAACAtgtacatttaaatttaaaactTGTGTAATAAGAAGGAATAAGGataaataatagtttttttgcCCGTCTGGGGCGAcatcatttgtattattattattattgttaataacaCTATTGACATTTGTGCAAAGTAAGAGTGGATGGATCACATCGATTGCCGGGGTAATATCGAATCGACTGCTGGTTTTCAGTCTTTACAAATATTGGTGTGTTTTTGACGTGTTGTTTACCTGTCAAGGTGTGCATTTGGGAAATAAGGAACGGGAAGCGAAAAGGGACATTCTAATTCTTAGAAAACAtgtacatttaaatttaaaacatgtgtaataAGTAGGAATAAGgataaacaattgtttttttgCCCGTCTTTGGCGAcatcatttgtattattattattattattaataacactaTTGACATTTGTGCAAAGTAAGGGGGGATCGATCACATCGATTGCCGGGGTAATATCGAATCGACTGCTGGTGTTCAGTCTTTACAAATAttggtgtgttattgttgtgttgtttaccTGTCAAGGTGTGCATTTGGGAAATAAGGGACGGGAAGCGAAAAGGGACATTCTGGACTTCCCACCAGGATTTAGGGAGGGCTTTAAGAGTAAAAAGCCAAATATTTGTTTGAAAACATGTAAATTTAAGTTTAAAACATGTGTAATAAGAAGGAATATAAATGAACATGtgtgtaacaaaaaaaataaataagggaatgattttattattttgattgttttgCCACGTCTTATTTTGCTACCTATTTAGTAGTTGTGTAACCATTTACTGATATATTGATTTACATTCTTAAATGACAAGTATTTGTGcttggcaagtttgccttccgaACGATTAGTATCGATCCAAGATAGTTTTAAAAGGGAATCTTTTAATTGTATTGATACTAGAAAAGAAACCGTTGTATTTTAGAACAGCAGACTTTGtctgaagtttagcacttttaaaaaTAAGAGCGACAAACAATAGGTTTTTTTGCCCGTCTTTGGCGAcatcatttgtattattattattattattaataacacttTTGACATTTGTGCAAAGTAAGGGTGGATCGATCACATCGATTGCTGAGTTAATATCGAATCGACTGTTGGCTTTCAGTCTTTACAAATAttggtgtgtttttgttgtgttgtttacctGTCAAGGTGTGCATTTGGGAAATAAGGAACGGGAAGCGAAAAGGGACATTCTAATTGtttgaaaacatgcacatttaaatttaaaacatgtgtaataAGTAGGAATAAGGATAAACAATAGTTTTTTTTGTCCGTCTGTGGCGAcatcatttgtattattattattgttaataacaCTATTGACATTtgtgattgattgtttgattgattgattgattgagacttttattagtaggttgcacagtgaagtacatgttccgtacaattgaccactaaatggtaacaccccaataagtttttcaacttgtttaagtcggggtccacttaaattgattcattaaaGTGCATTATTAATAACACTATTGACATTTGTGCAAAGTAAGGGTGGATCGATCACATCGATTGCCGGGGTAATATCGAATCGACTGCTGGTGTTCAGTCTTTACAAATATTagtgtgttattgttgtgttgtttaccTGTCAAGGTGTGCATTTGGGAAATAAGGGACGGGAAGCGAAAAGGGACATTCTGGACTTCCCACCAGGATTTAGGGAGGGCTTTAAGAGTAAAAAGCCAAATATTTGTTTGAAAACATGTACATTTAAGTTTAAAACATGTGTAATAAGAAGGAATAAAAATGAACAtgtgtgtaataaaaaaaaaaaataagggaatgattttattattttgtttgttttgccaCGTCTTATTTTGCTACCTATTTAGTAGTTGTGTAACCATTTACTGATATATTGATTTACATTCTTAAATGACAAGTATTTGTGCTCGGCAAGTTTCCCTTCTGAACGATTAGTATCGATCCTAGATAGTTTTAAAAGGGAATCTTTTAATTGTATTGATACTACAAAAGAAACCGTTGTATTTTAGAACAGCAGACTTTGTCTGAAGTTTAGCACTTGTAAAAATAAGAGCGACAAACAATAGGTTTTTTTGCCCGTCTGCGGCGacataatttgtattattattattattagtaataacaCTTTTGACATTTGTGCAAAGTAAGGGGGGGAACGATCACATCGATTGCTGAGTTAATATCAAATCGACTGCTGGTGTTCAGTCTTTACAAATattagtgtgtttttgttgtgttgttcacCTGTCAAG
It includes:
- the LOC133630344 gene encoding cyclic AMP-responsive element-binding protein 1-like, with amino-acid sequence MAVTGDESETGSSGGELLGSDLHTSSSTLCLTLAHPARTPTEDASQKREHRLMKNREAARACRRKKKEYVKCLENRVAVLENQNQTLMEELKALKDIYQQKG